A DNA window from Choloepus didactylus isolate mChoDid1 chromosome 9, mChoDid1.pri, whole genome shotgun sequence contains the following coding sequences:
- the TEX51 gene encoding testis-expressed protein 51: MLLLLLSCLLPTASGKSCLHCWPELPAVVDYDLQVLWGSPGPPVELSQHHDHLEKEMARFFNHIDKAIMKFRDDKSLLLIEVDNYKKLFLERLRKISKGLKEKAPQSFYHLTSRAACNKSCVLHPDMEVINCVTCGHHQLSCNDSTLCPAWNSHVLIWIACVWIFLLMGAAAGGGYYYFYWLKKKIQQGEKVLDSARI; this comes from the exons ATGCTCCTTCTCCTGCTCAGCTGCCTGTTGCCCACggcctccgggaagagctgcctCCACTGCTGGCCGGAGCTGCCGGCCGTGGTGGACTATGACCTGCAGGTCCTCTGGGGCTCGCCAGGGCCCCCCGTGGAGCTCTCCCAACA TCATGACCATTTGGAAAAAGAGATGGCCAGATTCTTCAATCACATAGATAAAGCCATTATGAAATTCCGGGACG ATAAATCATTGCTTTTGATTGAGGTTGATAACTACAAGAAGCTCTTTTTGGAAAGGCTGAGAAAGATATCCAAGGGGCTAAAGGAGAAGG CACCTCAGTCTTTCTACCATCTCACCTCCCGGGCAGCCTGCAACAAGTCCTGTG TGCTGCACCCCGACATGGAGGTCATCAACTGTGTCACCTGTGGGCATCACCAACTGTCCTGCAATGACAGCACTCTCTGCCCAG CCTGGAACTCACATGTCCTCATCTGGATTGCCTGCGTCTGGATTTTTCTGCTCATGGGAGCCGCAGCTGGAGGTGG ATACTATTACTTTTACTGGCTCAAGAAGAAGATCCAGCAGGGAGAAAAGGTATTGGACTCTGCTAGAATCTAA